The Theileria annulata chromosome 3, complete sequence, *** SEQUENCING IN PROGRESS *** genome has a segment encoding these proteins:
- a CDS encoding Theileria-specific hypothetical membrane protein, putative (Contains 7 possible transmembrane domains;~7 probable transmembrane helices predicted for TA18395 by TMHMM2.0 at aa 1296-1318, 1345-1367, 1377-1394, 1420-1442, 1457-1476, 1496-1518 and 1798-1817), with protein sequence MQIDQKAVFDNILFTTAAEKLKTAAGDQATKGLRKLAKDLHDKARQLHSAATAGQGKDEAQNLATAVGADETDEGLRKKLKELAGANDPTLFDKAKDVKTEYGKVSLAFNAVKEQNRLKAYTNYQAKYQAVEKAWNAFNNVYNTFDKYAIAGGHQVRALIDAKKYDIQGNAKGKYLDAKATELESAANTLKTTAEAGATDIPTTAGQLRDNAQQLNTDAGKITSEGTLAALQPLASQLAKAAGTTSTSGLAKAAEDLKTAPNDANKATEVIDAFDKVKAKYDDLMKKANELGKQTAGKVQAVETQYQLVKDDFEALCKALINKFATQVATNATTLASPSGTASNANNVIKYFEVVEMAYKALNETDKANVESEFKTVKHIYDRILNLTKLLKAATALKGAADRTALTEPARELNDAAETLQGTPNVANAQQFKDKYDAFKDTGTSTIEITTGENSKKDITGSNITNEDLKHAREIKNWIIIIPSIIIKCYLTDNELKAAAGTQATGNTLRGLALALYQAANKLDEKVKKVDSNLDGAKVLKYKAGNESQKTDPKYLRKLAENLHDAADALYGAVTGDDDSQSPKKEAKELKEAVGDSEDASGKLRAKLKELAKLDAETRDDQLKQKAREVGNQYDKVSLAFGKVQEQTSKYTGAAAKAAYDQVVKAWNDFNDVYNPEEQLATAVGSGEGSGITKALKDLYGAGISDLTEKAKAVKDAYGSDWGGLKQKYNNVVKQENVYNAENNNIKAKYTQLVSAWNNFNKLYREVIYPTKFWSIIVPSIFLFGGMLTSQIRILWTSAYTIMEHFNETGKIKFKSNTFRDIEGPTHKDAIAAGTEGNPELATEDSFRKYWHLLPPNNYDSDEPSKVFPYDSYLSYIDCTSCRYILSARPFFTDAYDTTRNTSVTFSVNLSGGSTGFQSSGTIIITVGGTDFKELGETSTTSVTISLSEGGSSIKKYKDKEKPPDDNNLTPFTSGTNENLTADTKLYIQATGTLSANGRSISGSEVTIKGTVTVTKEGNLSTALNIGGSADKDPSSNGLSGTITPQGSNGKVEIQNGSITLKDKSLEALQSLTQNVVTLSGGTGSKFRSGASIIVTRTSGNVDLSNLTVTDKLEIDITGGSIKRYDNNNQLIDLTTGDRLPEGTQLSLEANGTISQGGTGTVTLKGTIVVTNKDEQKIGTSLDFGGGPNTTGVTGSLTLTNDTSPDGKKYVKIQNSSSLTITEAAYGTIKQAADTTSSSFTIGAADPRNIDNPHTAAIEEGTGDNYKYLATEYSFTKYWHLLPSDMYDKNDLPDWEVVSPTLVVLVATIFPPMIVVILQITDKQAGFTGPKHSPKYWEGWGKYSLYYWHLVDVLIVTKITLEYIFKYSLNYRESDTIIISFAAAVMWTVGYGVYKDGPGSDGDLKHIFTYKFDGTIKPHMAAPLLIVLVGMGLVYAIYPGIAPGMIVPFYLIDKIEMVLLIATIFPALGVAMVNKFDYPNSPKYYEGWEANWGYHFFDLVVPIMIILATIFSFTHFTIENHIAFDPFDGKITYTTTKDIKSIIITYPVAGTVTKDKTIKAGTVKITTGTLKGGNCEFTAPTPKTIGTATQANITTRDGKATLEIDITIPTDAADTDALDALADLSIPVGPCTVKVVGKNKLTIKITYDQKDKYIKTEITLEITDNKGDLAKLGLQNTDNATASVDPAPNHLTINYKDGAKKISGSSAKPEDMAEKGMTAITKKIAEDIKKTATPAPEDHSGAKNYYSVTDRKTKILYYFTLKSPLGADAPIDDTPAAIIVDYGHIFAEGFYGTGAKPSMIFPLLIVLVGMGLGYGYYTNTQKKVTTYDKGTISAILKNLNPNDIDSITVTDSKGNKTIYKKVKDQATPGAHVLTIKKEGEGTNAFTKQVGTGTQGTKNTIILNYTKGADSKTITIIGITDTP encoded by the exons ATGCAAATAGATCAAAAGGCTGTTTTCGATAATATACTTTTTACAACGGCGGCCGAGAAACTTAAAACAGCAGCTGGTGATCAGGCTACCAAAGGACTCAGGAAACTGGCTAAAGATCTACACGATAAAGCCAGACAACTACACAGTGCAGCTACAGCTGGTCAAGGTAAAGATGAAGCCCAAAATCTTGCCACTGCTGTCGGTGCTGATGAAACCGACGAAGGCCTTAGAAAAAAACTCAAAGAACTTGCTGGTGCTAATGATCCTACTCTGTTTGATAAGGCCAAAGATGTTAAAACTGAATACGGTAAAGTCAGCCTAGCATTCAATGCAGTTAAGGAACAAAATAGACTAAAAGCATATACCAATTATCAAGCTAAGTATCAAGCAGTTGAGAAGGCATGGAATGCTTTCAATAATGTCTATAATACGTTTGACAAATACGCTATTGCGGGTGGACACCAAGTAAGAGCACTCATAGATGCCAAAAAATATGATATCCAAGGCAATGCTAAAGGTAAGTATCTGGATGCTAAAGCCACAGAACTCGAGTCCGCGGCCAATACACTTAAAACCACTGCTGAGGCTGGTGCTACTGATATCCCTACTACAGCCGGACAACTACGTGATAATGCCCAACAGCTTAACACGGATGCCGGTAAAATAACTAGTGAGGGTACACTTGCTGCACTTCAACCTCTAGCCAGTCAATTAGCTAAGGCAGCCGGTACGACTAGTACTAGTGGTCTGGCAAAGGCGGCAGAGGATCTAAAAACTGCTCCTAATGATGCCAATAAGGCCACTGAAGTCATAGATGCGTTCGACAAGGTCAAGGCCAAATACGATGATCTAATGAAAAAAGCCAATGAACTCGGTAAACAAACTGCAGGAAAGGTCCAAGCCGTTGAAACCCAATACCAACTGGTCAAGGATGACTTCGAAGCACTTTGTAAGGCACTCATCAATAAGTTTGCAACTCAGGTGGCCACAAACGCCACAACTCTAGCCAGCCCCAGTGGTACTGCTAGTAATGCCAAcaatgtaataaaatatttcgAAGTAGTTGAGATGGCATACAAGGCTCTTAATGAGACTGATAAGGCTAATGTAGAGTCTGAATTTAAGACTGTCAAACATATTTACGACAGAATCCTAAACCTTACGAAACTTTTAAAAGCCGCCACAGCACTTAAAGGCGCTGCTGATCGTACTGCACTTACAGAACCTGCCAGAGAACTAAATGATGCAGCAGAAACTCTCCAGGGTACTCCGAATGTTGCTAATGCCCAACAGTTCAAAGACAAATATGACGCATTCAAAGACACAGGGACCTCCACCATCGAAATCACAACCGGCGAAAACAGCAAAAAAGACATCACCGGCAGCAACATCACCAACGAAGACCTCAAGCATGCCAGAGAGATTAAGAATTGGATTATCATAATTCCTTCCATTATCATTAAGTG TTATCTTACTGATAATGAACTCAAAGCAGCAGCTGGTACACAGGCTACAGGTAACACACTCCGAGGACTGGCCCTTGCACTATATCAGGCAGCCAATAAACTTGATGAAAAAGTAAAGAAAGTTGATAGTAACCTGGATGGTGCCAAAGTACTCAAGTATAAGGCTGGTAATGAATCTCAAAAAACTGATCCTAAATATCTTAGGAAACTAGCAGAAAATCTCCATGATGCAGCCGATGCTCTATACGGTGCAGTTACTGGTGATGATGATAGTCAATCTCCTAAAAAAGAAGCTAAAGAACTTAAGGAGGCTGTCGGCGATAGTGAAGACGCTTCTGGTAAACTTCGAGCTAAACTAAAAGAACTTGCTAAACTGGATGCCGAAACTAGAGATGATCAACTAAAACAGAAGGCCCGTGAGGTTGGAAATCAATACGACAAAGTCAGCCTAGCATTCGGCAAAGTTCAGGAACAAACATCTAAATATACCGGAGCTGCTGCCAAAGCTGCATATGATCAAGTTGTAAAGGCCTGGAATGATTTCAACGATGTGTATAATCCTGAAGAACAACTTGCAACTGCTGTCGGTTCAGGTGAAGGAAGTGGAATCACAAAGGCACTCAAAGATCTTTATGGTGCTGGTATTAGTGATCTAACTGAGAAGGCCAAAGCTGTCAAAGATGCGTACGGTAGTGACTGGGGTGGTCTGAAACAGAAATACAACAATGTTGTGAAACAAGAAAATGTTTACAATGCtgagaataataatattaaagcCAAATACACTCAACTTGTATCTGCCTGgaacaattttaataaactgTATAGAGAGGTCATATATCCTACAAAGTTTTGGTCCATCATTGTTCCTTCTATATTTCTATTTGGAGGAATGCTGACCAGTCAAATAC GGATTCTGTGGACCTCAGCATACACAATAATGGAACATTTCAATGAGACCGGTAAGATCAAATTCAAAAGTAACACTTTTCGTGACATTGAAGGTCCTACTCATAAAGATGCTATTGCAGCTGGTACAGAAGGTAATCCTGAACTCGCTACTGAAGATAGTTTTCGGAAGTACTGGCATTTACTTCCTCCTAACAACTATGATTCTGATGAACCCTCTAAAGTTTTTCCCTACGACAGTTATCTCTCCTACATTGATTGTACTTCTTGTAGATACATTCTTTCCGCCA GACCATTCTTCACTGATGCCTACGACACTACTCGTAATACTAGTGTTACCTTTAGTGTTAATCTCAGTGGTGGTAGTACTGGATTTCAGTCTAGTGGTACAATCATAATCACTGTAGGTGGTACTGATTTTAAAGAACTCGGTGAAACTAGTACTACTTCTGTCACAATCTCTCTCTCCGAAGGTGGAAGTTCTATCAAGAAGTACAAAGATAAAGAGAAACCTCCTGATGATAATAATCTCACACCGTTCACCAGCGGCACTAATGAAAATCTCACTGCTGATACTAAGCTATACATTCAAGCCACTGGTACTCTAAGTGCTAATGGGCGTAGTATTTCTGGTTCAGAAGTTACGATTAAAGGTACTGTCACTGTAACCAAAGAAGGAAATCTTAGCACTGCACTCAACATAGGTGGTAGTGCTGATAAAGATCCTAGCAGTAATGGTCTCAGTGGAACCATAACACCCCAGGGTTCTAACGGCAAAGTCGAAATCCAGAATGGTTCTATCACATTGAAAGACAAGTCTCTAGAAGCTCTTCAGTCTCTCACTCAGAATGTTGTTACTCTAAGTGGTGGTACTGGTAGTAAATTTAGATCTGGTGCTAGTATCATAGTAACCCGTACATCTGGTAATGTAGATTTATCAAATCTCACTGTCACTGATAAACTTGAAATAGACATCACCGGTGGATCTATCAAGAGgtatgataataataatcaaCTCATTGATCTCACAACCGGAGATAGACTCCCTGAGGGTACTCAGCTATCCCTTGAAGCCAATGGTACCATCTCTCAAGGTGGTACAGGTACAGTTACCCTTAAAGGTACCATAGTGGTAACCAATAAAGATGAACAGAAAATTGGCACTAGTCTCGACTTCGGTGGAGGTCCTAATACCACAGGTGTAACTGGATCCCTAACTCTCACTAATGATACCAGTCCTGATGGCAAAAAGTATGTCAAAATCCAGAATTCTAGTTCTCTAACAATCACTGAAGCTGCCTACGGCACTATAAAGCAGGCTGCTGATACCACCTCTAGTTCATTTACCATTGGTGCTGCTGATCCTCGTAACATTGATAATCCTCATACAGCTGCTATTGAAGAAGGTACAGgagataattataaatatctCGCTACTGAATATAGTTTTACTAAGTACTGGCATTTACTTCCTTCTGACATGTATGATAAGAATGATCTTCCTGATTGGGAAGTTGTTTCACCTACATTGGTAGTTCTTGTGGCTACAATCTTTCCACCAATGATAGTGGTCATACTCCAAATCACTGATAAACAAGCTGGTTTTACTGGTCCTAAACATTCTCCGAAATACTGGGAGGGTTGGGGAAAATATAGTCTTTACTACTGGCACTTAGTTGATGTGTTGATCGTTACTAAAATAACTCTAGAGTATATATTCAAATACTCACTTAATTATAGAGAATCAGATA CTATCATAATATCATTCGCAGCAGCTGTGATGTGGACAGTAGGATATGGAGTCTATAAAGATGGTCCTGGTTCTGATGGTGATCTGAAGCACATCTTTACATACAAATTCGATGGAACAATTAAACCACATATGGCGGCTCCATTGCTAATTGTCCTAGTAGGTATGGGTCTAGTCTATGCCATTTATCCTGGAATTGCCCCGGGTATGATTGTACCATTCTATCTCattgataagattgaaATGGTACTTCTGATAGCTACAATCTTTCCAGCATTAGGTGTAGCAATGGTAAACAAATTCGACTACCCTAATTCTCCCAAATACTACGAGGGTTGGGAAGCTAATTGGGGATATCACTTCTTTGATTTAGTGGTTCCCATTATGATCATTCTAGCCActattttttcatttacTCACTTCACTATAGAGAATCACATAGCTTTTGATCCTTTTGATGGCAAAATTACttatactactactaaggatatCAAAAGTATCATCATAACTTATCCGGTGGCTGGTACTGTTACTAAGGATAAGACTATTAAGGCGGGTACGGTTAAAATTACAACTGGTACTCTTAAAGGTGGTAACTGTGAGTTTACTGCTCCTACTCCTAAGACTATTGGTACCGCTACTCAGGCCAATATTACTACTAGGGATGGTAAAGCTACTCTCGAAATTGATATCACTATTCCTACTGATGCTGCTGATACTGATGCTCTTGATGCTCTTGCCGATCTTTCTATTCCTGTTGGTCCTTGTACTGTTAAGGTGGTGGGCAAGAATAAACttactattaaaattacatatgATCAGAAGGAtaagtatattaaaacTGAAATAACCCTTGAGATTACTGATAATAAGGGTGATCTTGCGAAACTTGGTCTTCAGAATACTGATAACGCCACTGCCAGTGTGGATCCTGCTCCTAATCATCTTACTATCAACTATAAGGATGGTGCTAAGAAAATTTCTGGTTCTTCTGCTAAGCCTGAGGATATGGCTGAGAAGGGTATGACTGCTATTACCAAGAAAATTGCTGAGGATATTAAGAAAACTGCTACTCCTGCTCCTGAGGATCATTCTGGTGccaaaaattattattctgTTACCGATCGTAAAACTAAAATCCTTTACTATTTTACACTCAAAAGTCCGCTTGGTGCTGATGCTCCTATAGATGATACTCCTGCTGCTATTATTGTTGATTATGGTCACATATTCGCTGAAGGATTCTATGGTACTGGTGCTAAACCATCTATGATTTTTCCATTACTGATTGTTCTTGTTGGTATGGGACTAGGTTACGGCTACTATACTAATACTCAAAAAAAAGTTACTACTTATGATAAGGGTACTATTTCTGCAATTCTTAAGAATCTTAATCCTAATGATATTGATAGTATCACCGTAACTGACAGTAAGGGtaataaaactatttaTAAGAAGGTTAAGGATCAGGCTACTCCTGGTGCTCATGTTCTTACTATTAAAAAGGAGGGTGAAGGTACTAATGCTTTTACTAAGCAGGTTGGTACTGGTACTCAGGGTACTAAGAATACTATTATTCTTAACTATACTAAGGGTGCTGATAGTAAGactattactattattgGTATTACAGATACTCCTTAA
- a CDS encoding ctd-like phosphatase, putative, translating to MDSDDLEKILESSLEDENIIISDPSLFPCKLIWIVSNNSYITKHQIIAITTPIDTTTNTLTNGTKDTVHTEETPFGDKETPFGAIDAVGPSTVTGDTVMEKLERTIKSNKNGKLIKLVENLTLLNSETIIARIESFECDHDIIVHGLCTYCSEPIKRKLTSSLGFISNNSEVMIRDDLAYQMECNEILNYLNDKKLCLVLDLDNTLLHATSQPPPTDIIIPIINYNLSNYISNTQANNQSNNVSENISKNVTNNQGNNISNGKYIQYGIDEKSIELQLELENSVIKTIVYNESETMFTNTYFKLRPGIFNFFHQIRDKFTLFLFTTGTKQHAESALQIIDPQLIYFSNRIFSRSHSNILNGVNTVTVSGPTNITVVPGTTKVPTNTTNSTTNTMNMAKGINLGTMSNNMNMGMNTSHRNFKKIDIKYYMKSLDKIFPNYKNLVIILDDTEHVWKDNLGLIKIHPYYFFPDLTYLNHFDLNNLTKSSASLQSICNYSNFIWYKLLYTSIHNTSIHSNNYSNSNNNNNSIGKNVNEMDEEGFMIPNSIPIMNNEFRYNGYLICNQRPTNIFINNNTTDKGTTTNNNTSTIGTRGTIIDNRKMKIIDNDKQLDKIIKLLNNIHETFFQHYYSILHSVNNSTNGIRDTTSDTNDGEVTKGTVGPSTVTDTVMGEKLKYMLDNELIPSASKILQEIHGKILKNVVLYSNTYEFINLNGLDVNFLSCSDFGKWALKFGATISNTINTNTVTGTCTTNGSSQCTDSTEDTATDTVKNINEVTHVIVNNKSNIKLIDSIKKVHIKWLEAVLYCHEYINEDKFNPDHWQIPYRSFWDILNS from the exons atggatTCAGATGATTTAGAG aaaatattgGAATCATCATTAGaagatgaaaatattattatttctgACCCATCATTATTTCcatgtaaattaatttggaTTGTTTCTAATAATTCTTATATTACTAAACATCAAATTATCGCTATTACTACTCCCATTgatactactactaatactcttactaatggtactaaggatactgtGCATACTGAGGAAACCCCTTTCGGGGATAAGGAAACCCCTTTCGGGGCTATTGATGCcgttggaccaagcaccgttacgggagacaccgtaatggaGAAATTAGAAAGAACAATAAAGAGTAATAAAAAtggtaaattaataaaattagtagagaatttaacattattgAATTCAGAAACAATAATAGCACGTATAGAATCATTTGAATGTGATCATGATATTATAGTACATGGTTTATGTACATATTGTTCTGAACCAATAAAAAGGAAATTAACATCAAGTTTAGGATTTATAAGTAATAATAGTGAAGTAATGATACGTGATGATTTGGCATACCAAATGGAAtgtaatgaaatattaaattatttaaatgataagaAATTATGTTTAGTTTTAGATCTTGATAATACACTTTTACATGCTACTTCACAACCACCACCAActgatattattattccaattattaattataatctATCCAATTATATATCCAATACTCAAGCCAATAATCAATCCAACAATGTATCCGAGAATATATCCAAGAATGTAACCAATAATCAAGGCAACAATATATCTAATggtaaatatatacaatatgGAATTGATGAGAAATCTATTGAATTACAATTAGAATTAGAAAATTCTGTAATTAAAACTATTGTTTATAATGAATCTGAAACTATGTTTACTAATacttattttaaattaagaCCAggaatttttaatttctttcaTCAAATTAGggataaatttacattatttctCTTTACTACTGGTACTAAACAACATGCTGAAAGTGcattacaaattattgaTCCACaacttatttatttttctaatcGTATTTTTTCACGTTCACATTCTAATATACTTAATGGTGTTAATaccgttacggtgtcaggTCCAACTAACATTACAGTTGTACCTGGTACTACTAAAGTAcctactaatactactaatagtactactaatactatgAATATGGCTAAGGGTATTAATTTGGGTACTATgagtaataatatgaatatggGTATGAAtaccagtcaccgtaactttaaaaaaattgatataaaatattatatgaaatcattggataaaatatttccaaattataagaatttagtaataatattagatGATACAGAACATGTTTGGAAAGATAATTTAggattaataaaaatacatcCATATTATTTCTTCCCGGATTTAacttatttaaatcatttcGATCTAAATAATCTAACCAAATCTTCAGCATCATTACAATCCATTTGTAATTATTCCAATTTCATAtggtataaattattatatacatctATTCACAATACATCTATTCACAGTAATAATTACagtaatagtaataataataataatagtattggTAAGAATGTGAATGAAATGGATGAAGAAGGATTTATGATACCAAATTCAATTCcaataatgaataatgaatttagaTATAATGGTTATTTAATATGTAATCAACGTCcaacaaatatatttatcaacaaCAATACTACTGATAAGGGTACTacaactaataataatactagtaCTATTGGTACTAGAGGTACTATTATTGATAATAGaaagatgaaaataattgataatgataaacaattagataaaattattaaattattaaataatatacatgaAACTTTTTTTcaacattattattcaattcttCATTCTGTCaataatagtactaatgGTATTAGGGATACTACTAGTGATACTAATGATGGTGAAGTTACTAAGGGTACagttggaccaagcaccgtaacggacACCGTAATGGgggaaaaattaaaatatatgttagataatgaattaatacCAAGTGCaagtaaaatattacaagAAATACAtggtaaaatattaaaaaatgttgtattatattctaatacatatgaatttattaatttaaatggtcttgatgttaattttttaagtTGTTCTGATTTTGGTAAATGGGCACTTAAATTTGGTGCTACCATTTctaatactataaataccaatacggtgactggtacATGTACTACTAACGGTAGTAGTCAATGTACTGATAGTACTGAGGATACTGCAACTGATACTgttaagaatataaatgaagTAACACATGTAATagtgaataataaaagtaatattaaattaattgatagTATAAAAAAAGTACATATAAAATGGTTAGAAGCTGTGTTATATTGTcatgaatatataaatgaagaTAAGTTCAATCCTGATCATTGGCAAATACCTTATAGATCTTTTTGGgacattttaaattcttaa